In the genome of Rhodoplanes sp. Z2-YC6860, one region contains:
- a CDS encoding alpha/beta hydrolase encodes MSEASLESINVGSGPAERRIAVRLRAGQMPGVFWLGGFKSDMQGTKAVALDEWAARTGRACLRFDYSGHGESGGAFTDGTIGRWLEDAVAVFERFAKGPQVVVGSSMGGWIALLLSRALRQRAALGTKFQGSLAGLVLVAPAPDFTEELMWKKFSPDQKRQIETKGFWERPSEYSAEPYVITRDLIEDGRKHLVLGGLIETGCPVRILQGVQDADVPWQHAMELSSRLARDDVVMTLVKDGDHRLSRPEDIERLIAAVSELSGP; translated from the coding sequence ATGAGCGAAGCCAGCCTGGAATCCATCAATGTGGGGAGCGGCCCCGCAGAACGGCGTATTGCGGTGCGGCTGCGCGCCGGTCAGATGCCCGGCGTGTTCTGGCTCGGCGGCTTCAAATCAGACATGCAGGGCACCAAGGCGGTGGCGCTGGACGAGTGGGCCGCCAGGACCGGCCGCGCCTGCCTCCGCTTCGACTATTCGGGCCATGGCGAGTCCGGCGGCGCGTTCACCGACGGTACCATTGGCCGCTGGCTCGAGGATGCGGTCGCGGTGTTCGAGCGCTTCGCCAAGGGGCCGCAGGTGGTGGTCGGCTCGTCGATGGGCGGCTGGATCGCACTGCTTCTCTCTCGCGCGCTTCGGCAGCGCGCGGCCTTGGGCACGAAATTTCAAGGCTCACTCGCAGGCCTCGTGCTGGTCGCGCCGGCGCCCGACTTCACCGAAGAACTGATGTGGAAAAAGTTCTCGCCGGACCAGAAGCGCCAGATCGAAACCAAGGGCTTCTGGGAGCGGCCCTCGGAATACTCCGCCGAGCCCTATGTCATCACGCGCGACCTGATCGAAGACGGCCGCAAGCATCTCGTGCTCGGCGGGTTGATCGAGACCGGCTGCCCGGTGCGCATCCTGCAAGGTGTGCAGGATGCCGACGTGCCCTGGCAGCATGCGATGGAGCTGTCGTCGCGGCTCGCCCGCGACGATGTCGTGATGACGCTGGTGAAGGACGGCGATCATCGCCTGTCGCGGCCGGAGGACATCGAACGATTGATCGCGGCGGTGAGCGAACTGTCAGGTCCGTGA
- the rpmI gene encoding 50S ribosomal protein L35: MPKLKTKSGAKKRFRITASGKVKSAMAGKRHGMIKRTKKQIRQHRGTRVMFKTDGDNIIQYFLPNG, from the coding sequence ATGCCCAAGCTGAAGACCAAGTCGGGCGCCAAAAAGCGCTTCCGAATTACCGCGAGCGGCAAGGTGAAGTCGGCGATGGCCGGCAAGCGGCACGGCATGATCAAGCGGACCAAGAAGCAGATCCGTCAACACCGCGGCACCCGCGTGATGTTCAAGACCGACGGCGACAACATCATCCAATATTTCCTGCCGAACGGCTGA
- a CDS encoding NAD-dependent epimerase/dehydratase family protein, with protein sequence MSTLVCMGLGYCARHFAAAFGPRFSSIIGTTRDPHKIADEPVELLMFSEHPSEPLREAIADASHLLISAAPDDAGDAVLTVFGDEIAAAENLQSIVYLSSTGVYGDHRGASVDETTPTVPAHERGGARVKAEFDWQALGRRCGVPVAVLRLGGIYGPGQNAFVRLLAGRAHRIDKPDHVSNRIHVADIVQTIEAAFRLNYNGIVNVTDGQPASPNEQIEYASKLLGIAPPPLLPFDEAKRTLSPFLMSFYEGCARVRNDRLKNDLGITLRYPDYRAGLDALLKDGFDKPSSRT encoded by the coding sequence ATGAGCACGCTGGTTTGCATGGGGTTGGGCTACTGCGCGCGGCACTTTGCAGCTGCGTTCGGTCCGCGATTTTCGAGCATCATCGGCACCACGCGCGATCCGCACAAGATCGCCGATGAACCCGTCGAGCTCCTGATGTTCAGCGAGCATCCATCGGAGCCGCTGCGCGAAGCGATCGCGGACGCGAGTCATCTGTTGATCTCGGCCGCACCCGACGACGCCGGAGATGCGGTGCTGACGGTGTTCGGCGACGAGATCGCCGCAGCCGAGAATCTGCAATCGATCGTCTATCTGTCGTCGACCGGAGTCTATGGCGATCACCGCGGCGCTTCCGTCGACGAGACCACGCCGACCGTGCCGGCTCATGAGCGCGGCGGCGCGCGCGTCAAAGCCGAGTTCGACTGGCAGGCGCTGGGACGGCGCTGCGGCGTGCCGGTCGCGGTGCTGCGGCTCGGCGGCATCTACGGCCCAGGCCAGAATGCGTTCGTACGGCTGCTCGCCGGCCGCGCCCACCGCATCGACAAACCCGATCACGTCTCGAACCGCATCCATGTCGCCGATATCGTGCAGACGATCGAGGCGGCGTTCCGGCTGAACTACAACGGCATCGTCAACGTCACCGACGGCCAGCCGGCCTCGCCCAACGAGCAGATCGAATATGCGTCGAAGCTTCTCGGCATCGCGCCGCCACCACTGCTGCCGTTCGACGAGGCGAAACGGACGTTGTCGCCGTTCCTGATGAGCTTCTACGAGGGCTGCGCACGCGTGCGCAATGATCGCCTCAAGAACGATCTCGGCATCACCTTGCGCTATCCGGATTATCGCGCCGGTCTCGACGCGCTGCTCAAAGATGGTTTCGACAAACCATCGTCACGGACCTGA
- a CDS encoding glycosyltransferase — MAETAEQRVLPRTLAGATVLQIVPALNDSPQVRTTISAAHALIQVGARIIIAGEYGDLVDQLKSFGGEWLPFESATMNPTKRRANAELLTKFIDTERVAIVHAKSASATWSAAVAAQRNGVRLITELPDLPRRRMWLATFYLGALSRGDRIISHSVFNARPMMKRYGIPPERISVIPRSLDLRHFNPANVPPERVTKLRQIWGIPHGARIVLVPGRIAPPNGHLVLAHAARILAKGGMRNVTFVLVGDDQRYRRFVGKFWKVAQAEGVDALFRVVGFHEDMPATYAAADFVAVPYTSAPIYGRVVAEAQAMAKPVIASSIGPLPENMITPPRMPEELSTGWEAKPGDPVDLAKAIETALALEPDDYRAHSARSRQFAEYTFSPNRAAAATLEIYASLLESLD; from the coding sequence ATGGCCGAGACCGCCGAGCAGCGCGTGCTGCCCCGAACGCTGGCGGGCGCGACGGTGCTGCAGATCGTGCCGGCGCTCAACGATTCGCCGCAGGTGCGCACCACGATCAGCGCAGCCCACGCGCTCATCCAGGTCGGCGCGCGCATCATCATCGCCGGTGAGTATGGCGACTTGGTCGATCAGCTGAAGAGCTTCGGCGGCGAATGGCTGCCGTTCGAAAGCGCGACGATGAATCCAACCAAGCGCCGCGCCAATGCCGAGTTGCTGACGAAATTCATCGACACCGAGCGTGTCGCCATCGTGCATGCCAAGAGCGCAAGCGCAACTTGGAGCGCAGCGGTTGCAGCACAACGAAACGGCGTCCGCCTGATCACCGAGCTGCCCGATCTGCCGCGGCGGCGGATGTGGCTTGCGACGTTCTATCTTGGCGCACTCAGCCGCGGTGACCGCATCATCTCGCATTCGGTGTTCAATGCGCGGCCGATGATGAAGCGCTATGGCATCCCGCCGGAGCGCATCAGCGTCATTCCGCGCAGTCTCGACCTGCGCCACTTCAATCCTGCGAATGTGCCGCCCGAACGGGTCACCAAGCTCCGCCAGATCTGGGGCATTCCGCACGGTGCGCGCATCGTTCTGGTGCCGGGGCGAATAGCGCCGCCGAACGGTCATCTGGTGCTGGCGCACGCCGCGCGCATTCTGGCCAAAGGCGGCATGCGCAACGTGACCTTCGTGCTGGTCGGCGACGATCAGCGCTATCGCCGCTTCGTCGGCAAGTTCTGGAAGGTCGCGCAGGCAGAGGGCGTCGATGCCCTGTTTCGCGTGGTCGGCTTTCACGAGGACATGCCGGCAACCTACGCGGCCGCCGACTTCGTGGCGGTGCCCTACACGTCGGCGCCAATCTACGGTCGCGTGGTCGCCGAAGCCCAGGCGATGGCGAAACCTGTCATTGCCTCGTCGATCGGCCCGCTGCCGGAAAACATGATCACGCCGCCGCGCATGCCCGAGGAACTGAGCACCGGGTGGGAGGCGAAGCCCGGCGATCCGGTCGATCTCGCCAAAGCCATCGAGACCGCACTGGCGCTCGAGCCCGACGATTATCGCGCGCATTCGGCACGGTCGCGCCAGTTCGCCGAATACACCTTTTCACCAAATCGCGCCGCGGCCGCGACACTGGAAATCTATGCGTCGTTGCTCGAATCGCTGGATTGA
- a CDS encoding undecaprenyl-diphosphate phosphatase encodes MTFDIIKAVFLGIVEGLTEFIPVSSTGHLLLVQRFFGFADEDFGKTFAVLIQFGAILALLSIYFGRLWRLAIGFFTDWSSRRFVLGILLSFLPAAIVGAIAHDFIKSVLFNEWLICFTLIAGGGVLLWIDVLNLKPRYTDVMTYTMPMYLYIGIIQCVAMIPGVSRSGATIVGAMLLGADRRSAAEFSFWLAMPTMAGAFAYDLYKSHAQMTSGNQVLIAIGFAVSFVCAWIVVKTFLGYVQRHGFALFAWWRVVVGAAGLIALALGK; translated from the coding sequence ATGACCTTTGACATCATCAAGGCCGTCTTTCTCGGAATTGTCGAAGGCCTGACCGAGTTCATCCCGGTTTCCTCCACCGGGCATCTGCTGCTGGTGCAGCGCTTCTTCGGCTTTGCCGACGAGGACTTCGGCAAGACCTTCGCGGTGCTCATTCAGTTCGGCGCGATCCTGGCGCTGCTCTCGATCTACTTCGGCCGGCTCTGGCGGCTCGCGATCGGCTTTTTCACCGACTGGTCGTCGCGGCGCTTCGTGCTGGGCATTCTGCTGTCGTTCCTGCCGGCTGCGATCGTCGGCGCGATCGCGCACGACTTCATCAAGTCGGTGCTGTTCAACGAGTGGCTGATCTGCTTCACGCTGATCGCCGGCGGCGGCGTGCTGCTCTGGATCGACGTGCTCAACCTCAAGCCGCGCTACACCGATGTGATGACCTATACGATGCCGATGTATCTCTATATCGGCATCATCCAGTGCGTTGCGATGATCCCGGGCGTGTCGCGCTCCGGCGCGACCATCGTCGGCGCCATGCTGCTCGGCGCCGATCGACGCTCGGCCGCCGAATTCTCGTTCTGGCTCGCGATGCCGACCATGGCCGGTGCCTTCGCCTACGACCTCTACAAGTCGCATGCGCAGATGACGTCGGGGAACCAGGTGCTGATCGCAATCGGCTTTGCGGTGTCGTTCGTCTGCGCCTGGATCGTCGTGAAGACGTTCCTGGGCTACGTGCAGCGTCATGGCTTCGCGCTGTTCGCCTGGTGGCGCGTTGTGGTTGGCGCCGCCGGCCTGATCGCGCTGGCGCTCGGCAAATAG
- a CDS encoding Bug family tripartite tricarboxylate transporter substrate binding protein: MTAITRRSVVAGLAATAALLPDRALAAWPERNISMLHGLTAGGGVDVSARLIAEGLSRRLGQQVVVEPKPGAAGTLAAAQVARSPADGYTLGFIPSGHAVTAATYKSLPYRSIEDFTIIGQVIEFPFVIVTYPDHTIRNVSDLIQAAKTRHEPVLGGVPGAGTPQHLLIEYFSRLAGIKIQVVPYRGGNQSLTELLGKRIDFLIDPPVALIGQIKSGALHAIGVSGETRYAPLPETGTIAEAGFPGFSITSWMGVVGPAKMPKEIAERLNKELNELVAEPTTIERIHALGSEPKAGTPADFTKRIATDIERWNKVIDEAKIERI, translated from the coding sequence ATGACCGCCATCACGCGACGGAGCGTGGTCGCAGGGCTGGCCGCGACGGCCGCGTTGCTACCCGACCGCGCGCTTGCGGCCTGGCCGGAGCGCAACATTTCCATGCTGCACGGACTGACCGCGGGCGGCGGCGTCGATGTCAGCGCGCGGCTGATCGCCGAGGGATTGAGCCGGCGGCTTGGCCAGCAGGTCGTGGTCGAGCCCAAGCCCGGCGCGGCCGGCACGCTCGCCGCAGCCCAGGTCGCGCGCTCGCCCGCGGATGGCTACACGCTGGGCTTCATTCCAAGCGGCCACGCGGTAACGGCCGCGACCTACAAATCGCTGCCCTACCGCTCGATCGAGGACTTCACCATCATCGGACAGGTGATCGAATTCCCGTTCGTGATCGTCACCTATCCGGATCACACGATTCGCAACGTCTCCGATCTGATTCAGGCGGCCAAGACTCGCCACGAGCCGGTGCTCGGCGGCGTGCCGGGCGCCGGTACGCCGCAGCATCTATTGATCGAATATTTCTCCAGGCTTGCCGGCATCAAGATCCAGGTCGTGCCGTATCGCGGCGGCAATCAGTCGCTCACCGAGCTTCTCGGCAAGCGTATCGATTTCCTGATCGATCCGCCGGTCGCGCTGATCGGCCAGATCAAGTCCGGCGCGCTGCACGCCATCGGCGTCAGCGGCGAGACGCGCTACGCGCCGCTGCCCGAGACCGGCACGATCGCGGAGGCCGGCTTTCCGGGATTCTCGATCACCTCATGGATGGGTGTGGTCGGCCCGGCCAAGATGCCGAAGGAGATCGCCGAGCGGCTGAACAAAGAGCTCAACGAACTGGTCGCCGAGCCAACGACCATCGAGCGCATTCATGCGCTCGGCAGCGAGCCCAAGGCCGGCACACCGGCGGATTTCACCAAGCGGATTGCGACCGATATCGAGCGTTGGAACAAGGTCATTGACGAAGCCAAGATCGAACGCATCTGA
- a CDS encoding complex I NDUFA9 subunit family protein, with translation MDFQANNDTLITIFGGSGFVGRHVVRALARRQYRMRIAVRRPDLTGHLQPLGRVGQIHAVQANIRNAESVEAAVRGADVVINLVGILHESGRQRFDTVQGYGAEQAALAASAHGARMIQISAIGADENSPSGYARSKAMGEKAVLAAKPDAVIVRPSVMFGPEDDFFNKFGAMARMLPALPLIGGGETKFQPAFVGDVAEAIARAADGTAKAGTIYEAGGPEVRTFKELMQFVLDTAERDRFLVPLPFGLAKFVAMFAQLSPFKPLITPDQVEQLKVDNIVSAAAIAEGRTLEGLGIEPTAMSTIVPSYLWRFRKTGQFKTGRFA, from the coding sequence ATGGACTTCCAAGCCAACAACGACACGCTGATCACGATCTTCGGCGGCTCGGGCTTCGTCGGGCGCCACGTGGTGCGGGCGCTGGCGCGGCGGCAGTATCGCATGCGCATCGCGGTGCGGCGGCCCGATCTCACCGGCCACCTGCAGCCGCTCGGCCGGGTCGGCCAGATCCACGCCGTGCAGGCCAACATCCGCAACGCCGAGTCGGTCGAGGCGGCGGTGCGCGGCGCCGACGTGGTGATCAACCTGGTCGGCATCCTCCACGAGAGCGGCCGGCAGCGCTTCGACACCGTGCAGGGCTACGGCGCCGAGCAGGCGGCGCTCGCGGCCTCCGCCCACGGCGCGCGGATGATCCAGATTTCGGCGATCGGCGCCGACGAGAATTCGCCGTCGGGCTACGCACGCAGCAAGGCGATGGGCGAGAAGGCCGTGCTGGCGGCCAAGCCGGACGCCGTGATCGTGCGGCCGTCGGTCATGTTCGGTCCCGAGGACGACTTCTTCAACAAGTTCGGCGCCATGGCGCGGATGCTGCCGGCGCTGCCGCTCATTGGCGGCGGGGAAACCAAATTCCAGCCGGCGTTCGTCGGCGACGTCGCGGAAGCCATCGCGCGCGCGGCCGACGGCACGGCGAAGGCGGGCACGATCTACGAGGCCGGCGGCCCGGAGGTGAGAACCTTCAAGGAGCTGATGCAGTTCGTGCTCGACACCGCCGAGCGGGATCGCTTCCTGGTGCCGCTGCCGTTCGGGCTCGCGAAATTCGTAGCGATGTTCGCGCAGCTTTCGCCGTTCAAGCCGCTGATCACGCCCGACCAGGTCGAGCAGCTCAAGGTCGATAACATCGTATCGGCCGCGGCGATCGCCGAGGGCCGCACGCTCGAAGGGCTCGGCATCGAGCCGACCGCGATGTCGACCATCGTGCCGTCCTACCTCTGGCGCTTCCGCAAGACCGGACAGTTCAAGACCGGCCGCTTCGCCTGA
- the infC gene encoding translation initiation factor IF-3, whose protein sequence is MRRPMRQPAPVQKDGPRINEEIRVREVHLIDKDGANLGNMTPAEALAKAQEAGLDLVEISPNATPPVVKILDFGKYKYQEQKKQAEARKKQKVVEVKEIKLRPMIDDHDYQVKMRSMERFFEEGDKVKVTLRFRGREMAHQELGTKLLNRVKDDTTKQAKVESEPRMEGRQMVMILTPR, encoded by the coding sequence ATTCGCCGCCCAATGAGACAGCCGGCCCCCGTCCAGAAAGACGGCCCGCGCATCAATGAGGAGATCCGTGTCCGCGAGGTCCACCTGATCGACAAAGACGGTGCCAACCTCGGCAACATGACGCCTGCAGAAGCCCTGGCCAAGGCCCAGGAGGCCGGCCTGGATCTCGTTGAGATTTCACCCAACGCCACGCCGCCAGTCGTCAAGATTCTCGACTTCGGCAAGTACAAGTATCAGGAACAGAAGAAGCAGGCTGAAGCCCGCAAGAAACAGAAGGTCGTCGAGGTCAAGGAGATCAAGCTCCGGCCGATGATCGACGACCACGACTACCAGGTGAAGATGCGCTCGATGGAGCGTTTCTTCGAAGAGGGCGACAAGGTCAAGGTGACGCTCCGGTTCCGCGGCCGCGAAATGGCCCACCAGGAGCTTGGCACCAAGCTTTTGAACCGGGTGAAGGACGACACGACCAAGCAGGCCAAGGTCGAATCCGAGCCCCGGATGGAAGGCCGCCAGATGGTGATGATCCTCACGCCCCGCTAA
- a CDS encoding GGDEF domain-containing protein has translation MSDHDIARFRSKAPSNRLKVLAPVVLVTLAFCALCSHVLIEARRSALERAGDAAANMAVAIEADIVRNVEALNLSLQGVIAGLGQRELASLSPELRQRMLFDHSTAARSFGAILVIDENGRLRYDSRNPSPRPLDLSGRDYFRLQRDQAAPVLSVGQPEAARSSGAFIIGVSKRLTHPDGSFAGVVAGTVQLSHFKKLFNDMSLGPNSTIMLGRADGTMLMRWPFDEALIGRNIGHAEIFKRLKSARSGRFETTAVTDGVHRLFVYSQISDLPIFVSVGQSTGAIYAPWRSYAWTVAMLIVALVAMSGALGWLLLRELNWHSEAEQRLAMLASTDGLTGLSNRWHFDDTIRKEWRRARRDRTPVALLMIDADAFKTYNDTHGHQAGDELLKVIGEAMLANVRRGADLGARYGGDEFAVLLPGASLENAAEVAGKIRAHFNRVCRDKGLAEGARISIGVACLIPERSTGHAALLTAADEALYRAKDGGRNRTELAEAAFKASQEIAKPALVAAA, from the coding sequence ATGTCCGATCACGACATCGCGCGATTCCGGTCGAAGGCGCCTTCGAACCGGCTCAAGGTGCTGGCACCGGTGGTGCTGGTGACCTTGGCGTTTTGCGCGCTGTGCAGCCATGTCCTGATCGAAGCGCGCCGTTCGGCGCTGGAACGCGCCGGAGACGCCGCGGCCAACATGGCGGTGGCGATCGAGGCCGACATTGTCCGCAATGTCGAGGCGCTCAACCTGTCGCTGCAGGGCGTCATCGCCGGTCTCGGCCAGCGGGAGCTGGCAAGCTTGAGCCCGGAGCTGCGCCAGCGCATGCTGTTCGACCACTCCACCGCGGCGCGTTCGTTCGGCGCGATCCTGGTGATCGATGAGAACGGGCGGCTGCGCTACGACTCGCGCAATCCTTCGCCCCGGCCGCTCGACCTCTCCGGCCGCGACTATTTCCGCCTCCAGAGAGACCAGGCCGCGCCGGTGCTCAGCGTCGGCCAGCCCGAAGCGGCGCGATCGTCCGGCGCCTTCATCATCGGCGTCAGCAAGCGGCTCACCCATCCGGACGGCTCGTTCGCCGGTGTGGTCGCCGGCACGGTCCAGCTCAGCCACTTCAAGAAGCTGTTCAACGACATGTCGCTCGGTCCGAACAGCACGATCATGCTCGGACGCGCCGACGGCACCATGCTGATGCGCTGGCCGTTCGACGAAGCCCTGATCGGCCGCAACATCGGCCATGCGGAGATATTCAAGCGGCTGAAATCCGCGCGCAGCGGCCGCTTCGAAACCACCGCCGTCACCGACGGCGTGCACCGGCTGTTTGTCTACAGCCAGATCAGCGACCTGCCGATCTTCGTCAGCGTCGGCCAGTCGACCGGCGCGATCTATGCGCCGTGGCGCAGCTATGCCTGGACCGTCGCGATGCTGATCGTCGCGCTGGTTGCGATGTCGGGCGCGCTGGGCTGGCTCCTGTTGCGCGAGCTCAACTGGCACAGCGAGGCCGAGCAGCGGCTCGCGATGCTGGCTTCGACGGACGGCCTCACCGGCCTCTCCAACCGCTGGCATTTCGACGACACCATCCGCAAGGAATGGCGGCGTGCGCGGCGCGACCGCACGCCGGTTGCCCTGCTGATGATCGATGCCGACGCGTTCAAGACCTACAACGACACGCACGGCCATCAGGCCGGCGACGAGCTTCTGAAGGTGATCGGCGAGGCGATGCTCGCCAACGTCCGGCGCGGCGCCGATCTCGGCGCGCGCTACGGCGGCGACGAATTCGCGGTGCTGCTGCCCGGCGCGTCGCTGGAGAACGCCGCCGAGGTCGCGGGCAAGATCCGCGCGCACTTCAACCGGGTCTGCCGCGACAAAGGCCTGGCGGAGGGCGCCAGGATCAGCATCGGCGTCGCCTGCCTGATCCCCGAGCGCAGCACGGGCCACGCCGCGCTGCTGACCGCGGCCGACGAAGCGCTCTATCGCGCCAAGGACGGTGGCCGCAACCGCACCGAGCTCGCCGAAGCGGCATTCAAGGCCTCGCAGGAGATAGCGAAGCCCGCGCTGGTCGCGGCGGCGTAG
- a CDS encoding glutathione S-transferase family protein, with translation MLTIFHHPFCPHSRYIRLALAEYGLEYRTIEERTWERRQEFLMMNPAATTPVLVAEGYPPVPGAAVISEFIDEVSGPELQSGRLLPEEPGKRVEVRRLTAWFNEKFFAEVSGPLVLERFYKRLMRIEQGGGPPDTDAIRAARINVRYHLLYIGWLVRTRDWLAGQEMSFADLAAAAHLSAVDYLGDVPWSEDEAAKNWYARVKSRPSFRPILAETWPGLTPASTYANLDF, from the coding sequence ATGCTCACCATCTTTCATCATCCGTTTTGCCCGCACTCCCGGTACATCCGGCTGGCGCTTGCCGAATACGGACTGGAATACCGTACGATCGAAGAGAGGACTTGGGAGCGCCGTCAGGAGTTCCTGATGATGAACCCGGCTGCCACCACGCCGGTGCTGGTTGCCGAAGGCTATCCGCCGGTGCCGGGCGCCGCCGTGATCTCCGAGTTCATCGACGAGGTCAGCGGCCCCGAGCTCCAGAGCGGCCGGCTCCTCCCGGAGGAGCCCGGCAAACGTGTCGAGGTGCGCAGGCTCACGGCTTGGTTCAACGAGAAGTTTTTCGCCGAGGTCAGCGGGCCGCTGGTGCTGGAGCGCTTCTACAAGCGGCTGATGCGCATCGAGCAGGGCGGCGGGCCGCCGGACACCGATGCGATCCGTGCGGCGCGGATCAACGTCCGGTATCATCTGCTCTATATCGGCTGGCTGGTGCGCACGCGCGACTGGCTTGCGGGCCAGGAGATGAGCTTTGCCGATCTCGCTGCCGCCGCCCATCTCTCGGCGGTCGACTATCTGGGCGATGTGCCATGGAGCGAAGACGAGGCCGCGAAGAATTGGTACGCACGGGTGAAGTCGCGCCCGTCGTTCCGGCCGATTCTCGCCGAAACCTGGCCGGGGCTGACGCCGGCGTCGACCTACGCCAATCTCGACTTCTGA
- the rplT gene encoding 50S ribosomal protein L20 — translation MARVKRGVTAHAKHKKVYKATKGHYGRRRNTIRIAKQSMEKAMQYAYRDRKNKKRTFRALWIQRLNAAVRPFGLNYSKFIDGLAKAGVTVDRKVLSEIAIAEPAAFAAIVEKVKAALPQQKAAA, via the coding sequence ATGGCTCGCGTCAAACGCGGCGTCACTGCCCACGCCAAGCATAAGAAGGTCTACAAGGCGACCAAGGGCCACTACGGCCGGCGCCGCAACACCATCCGCATCGCCAAGCAGTCGATGGAAAAGGCGATGCAATACGCCTACCGCGACCGCAAGAATAAGAAGCGCACGTTCCGCGCCCTTTGGATCCAGCGTCTGAACGCCGCGGTGCGGCCGTTCGGCCTGAACTACTCGAAGTTCATCGATGGGCTCGCCAAGGCGGGCGTCACGGTGGACCGCAAGGTGCTGTCGGAGATCGCGATCGCGGAGCCGGCGGCATTCGCTGCCATCGTCGAGAAGGTCAAGGCGGCACTGCCGCAGCAGAAGGCGGCTGCTTAA
- the queG gene encoding tRNA epoxyqueuosine(34) reductase QueG, whose amino-acid sequence MAGADAGVDLRQSRLLTDLTSLKTRLVETAHAQGFDIVGITRPDATPLAGVRLQQFLAEGAHGDMAWMEATAERRASPQALWPQVRSVIMLGLNYGPDHDPLEILKARERGAISVYAKGEDYHEVIKPRLKDIARWLIAEAGGDVKVFVDTAAVMEKPLAAAAGLGWQGKHTNMVSRQFGSWLFLGAIFTTLELPADEPERDSCGTCHACLDICPTAAFPAPYRLDARRCISYLTIEHKGPIPREMRAMIGNRIYGCDDCLAVCPWNKFAQEGRNAKLAAREVARAPKLEELARLDDAAFRKMFAKTAVKRTGRDRFIRNVLIAIGNSGDAALAPAAERLLSDASPLARGAAVWALTRLDPARAAAVAPQYAGEPDPAVAEEWALTPNA is encoded by the coding sequence CTGGCCGGGGCTGACGCCGGCGTCGACCTACGCCAATCTCGACTTCTGACCGACCTCACAAGCCTCAAGACCCGGCTGGTCGAAACCGCGCATGCGCAAGGTTTCGATATCGTCGGCATCACGCGGCCGGACGCAACACCGCTTGCCGGTGTGAGACTTCAGCAGTTCCTCGCCGAAGGCGCCCATGGCGACATGGCCTGGATGGAGGCGACGGCCGAGCGACGCGCCAGCCCGCAGGCGCTGTGGCCGCAGGTGCGCTCGGTGATCATGCTCGGGCTCAACTACGGACCCGATCACGATCCGCTGGAAATCCTCAAGGCGCGCGAGCGCGGCGCGATCTCGGTCTACGCCAAGGGCGAGGACTATCACGAGGTCATCAAGCCGCGCCTGAAAGACATCGCGCGCTGGCTCATCGCTGAGGCGGGCGGCGACGTGAAGGTGTTCGTCGACACCGCGGCCGTGATGGAGAAACCGCTCGCGGCGGCCGCGGGCCTCGGCTGGCAGGGCAAGCACACCAACATGGTGTCGCGGCAGTTCGGCTCCTGGCTGTTTCTCGGCGCGATCTTCACGACGCTCGAACTGCCGGCCGACGAACCCGAGCGCGACAGCTGCGGCACTTGCCATGCCTGTCTCGACATCTGCCCGACCGCGGCGTTTCCGGCGCCGTACCGGCTCGATGCGCGGCGCTGCATCTCGTATCTCACCATCGAGCACAAAGGTCCCATTCCGCGCGAGATGCGCGCAATGATCGGCAACCGCATCTATGGCTGCGACGACTGCCTTGCGGTGTGCCCCTGGAACAAGTTTGCGCAGGAAGGCCGCAACGCGAAGCTCGCCGCGCGTGAGGTGGCGCGTGCGCCAAAGCTCGAAGAGCTGGCGCGGCTCGACGACGCGGCGTTCCGCAAAATGTTCGCCAAGACCGCGGTCAAACGCACCGGCCGCGACCGCTTCATCCGCAATGTGCTGATCGCGATCGGCAATTCCGGCGACGCTGCGCTCGCGCCGGCAGCCGAAAGGCTTCTGTCGGACGCCTCGCCATTGGCCCGCGGCGCCGCGGTCTGGGCGCTGACGCGGCTCGATCCGGCCCGAGCGGCAGCTGTCGCGCCCCAATATGCGGGCGAGCCCGATCCGGCCGTGGCCGAGGAATGGGCTCTCACACCGAACGCCTGA